In Gimesia sp., the following are encoded in one genomic region:
- a CDS encoding dual specificity protein phosphatase family protein gives MRIGFLLLLIAVLLVLAAGMHQGLRWLLLWPAFSFALVAAGYLGLGPRVFNKSQDGLVPLFNRCLLFPYLLYLNGVWHGTRLLRPEPPLNQLTENLFVSRRLLSHELPAEIVHVIDLTCEQSEPRAQRLRGYHCFPVLDREAPAVAALSEWIPQVAALQGPVLIHCAEGHGRTGLFTAALLLYTRQCGSVEESLRFIQSQRPLVRLSAAQRRVLQTFYEGLETAAPLPVADGSRSDDD, from the coding sequence ATGAGAATCGGTTTTCTACTGCTGCTGATTGCGGTGCTGCTGGTGCTGGCTGCCGGGATGCACCAGGGGCTGCGGTGGCTGCTGCTCTGGCCTGCGTTCAGCTTTGCGCTGGTGGCTGCGGGGTACCTGGGACTGGGACCACGGGTCTTTAATAAATCGCAGGATGGACTGGTGCCGTTGTTCAATCGGTGTCTGTTGTTTCCCTACCTGCTGTATCTGAACGGGGTCTGGCATGGGACGCGGCTGTTGAGACCGGAACCACCTTTGAATCAGTTGACGGAAAATCTGTTTGTCAGTCGGCGTCTGTTGTCTCATGAGCTTCCGGCGGAGATTGTGCACGTGATTGATCTCACGTGCGAGCAGAGTGAACCACGGGCGCAGCGTTTGCGCGGCTATCACTGCTTCCCTGTTCTGGACCGAGAAGCACCGGCGGTCGCTGCGTTATCTGAATGGATTCCCCAGGTCGCAGCGTTGCAGGGACCTGTTCTGATCCACTGCGCTGAGGGGCATGGTCGGACGGGGCTGTTTACTGCAGCGCTGCTGTTATATACCCGGCAGTGTGGGAGTGTGGAAGAATCGCTGCGTTTTATTCAGAGCCAGAGACCCCTGGTGCGCTTGAGTGCAGCGCAGCGTCGCGTGTTACAGACTTTTTATGAAGGGCTGGAAACCGCGGCACCGTTACCGGTTGCAGACGGGTCTCGGAGTGACGATGATTGA
- a CDS encoding alpha/beta hydrolase-fold protein → MTPAPQVMTSAAGDYSRNLWLVPGPRDSVHPLCLFLDAEHYLRDMDCLPLISKLMAGGQIPPLTLAFVSHVSSEDRQRDYLWNPRYAQFLAEEVVPWVCARSHARAEGNLICGLSLSGLAAAHVAFQYPGLFSQVLCQSGSFWWLAQQELELPVNHARFWLSVGDQETETEVTHPPSGLYQEISQIEGVEWAAAQFQDQGATVQYQQYKGGHAIAPWRAELPAALCWLLAAQQVDNGVHSQGIS, encoded by the coding sequence GTGACTCCTGCGCCTCAGGTCATGACTTCCGCTGCTGGTGATTATTCCCGAAACCTCTGGCTGGTGCCGGGACCGCGGGACAGCGTGCATCCACTCTGTCTGTTTCTGGACGCCGAACATTATCTCCGCGATATGGACTGTCTGCCGCTGATCAGTAAGTTGATGGCGGGAGGGCAGATTCCACCCCTGACGCTGGCGTTCGTTTCGCATGTCAGCAGTGAAGATCGCCAGCGGGATTATCTGTGGAACCCGCGTTATGCACAATTTCTCGCGGAGGAAGTCGTTCCCTGGGTATGTGCCCGTTCCCATGCGCGGGCTGAGGGGAACCTCATCTGTGGTCTGAGTCTGAGCGGTCTGGCTGCGGCGCATGTCGCGTTTCAGTATCCCGGGCTGTTCAGCCAGGTATTGTGCCAGTCGGGTTCGTTCTGGTGGCTCGCGCAGCAGGAACTGGAGCTGCCTGTGAATCATGCGCGGTTCTGGTTGAGCGTGGGGGATCAGGAGACCGAGACCGAGGTGACACATCCCCCGTCAGGCCTGTACCAGGAAATTTCGCAGATCGAAGGCGTGGAATGGGCAGCAGCCCAGTTTCAGGATCAGGGGGCCACGGTGCAGTATCAGCAGTACAAGGGGGGGCATGCGATTGCACCCTGGCGGGCCGAGTTGCCTGCGGCGCTCTGCTGGTTGCTGGCGGCGCAGCAGGTGGATAACGGCGTACATTCGCAGGGGATTTCCTGA
- a CDS encoding DUF4261 domain-containing protein produces MDTIVCIPMSIKGPEELLPLVMNETGGKYLYAGSILMSVEHKFSAHCEFGEHDDQISVAFQLGGQGSISGEDIATLDTHQCVLYLIWPNAGLNELDRLHALINVCLDCGGLGVKFENSGVAHSAADWRAKNFAEDTLDLLQSHVMLVGCETHFYSTGMHIFGLPDAAVPASVENREAAFLLTEFNHYQMCESPVFEEGHTFSTSADAPYYRISRKDDWINADEECFANPFGRYLLEPLDLPA; encoded by the coding sequence GTGGATACCATCGTCTGTATTCCGATGTCAATTAAAGGGCCGGAGGAACTGCTGCCGCTGGTCATGAATGAGACCGGGGGCAAGTACCTTTATGCCGGTTCCATTTTGATGTCGGTCGAACATAAATTCTCGGCGCATTGTGAATTTGGTGAGCATGATGATCAGATCTCGGTCGCCTTTCAACTGGGAGGGCAGGGCAGCATCAGCGGTGAAGATATCGCGACGCTGGATACGCATCAGTGTGTGCTGTACCTGATCTGGCCCAATGCGGGGCTGAATGAGTTGGACCGGCTGCATGCCTTGATCAATGTCTGCCTGGATTGTGGCGGGCTGGGTGTCAAATTCGAAAATTCGGGAGTCGCCCATTCAGCGGCTGACTGGCGGGCGAAGAACTTTGCTGAAGATACGCTGGACCTGCTGCAGTCGCATGTGATGCTGGTGGGATGTGAGACGCATTTTTACAGCACCGGCATGCACATCTTTGGTCTGCCCGATGCAGCGGTGCCTGCGAGTGTGGAGAATCGTGAGGCCGCTTTCCTGTTGACCGAGTTCAATCACTACCAGATGTGCGAGTCGCCTGTGTTTGAAGAGGGGCATACGTTTTCGACGAGTGCAGACGCGCCTTATTATCGCATCTCCCGAAAAGATGACTGGATCAATGCGGACGAAGAATGCTTTGCTAATCCATTCGGCAGATATCTGCTGGAGCCACTGGACCTCCCGGCCTGA